Below is a genomic region from Alphaproteobacteria bacterium.
TGGCGCCGATCGTCGTCCAGGGCATCCAGCCCGGCGGGCAGCTGACGATCACCACCGACGTCGAGAATTATCCCGGCTTCGCCGACGTGATCCAGGGCCCGTGGCTGATGGAGCAGATGCAGAAACAGGCCGAGCATGTCGGTGCCAAGATGGAGTGGGACCATATTTCCGCGGTCGACCTCTCGCAGCGGCCGTTCCGGCTCACCGGCGACAGCGGCGCGGTCTATTGCGGGGATACTTTGGTGATCGCCACCGGAGCGCAGGCGCGCTGGCTGAACCTTCCGAGCGAGGAGCAGCTGAAGGGCAAGGGAGTCTCGGCCTGCGCGACCTGCGACGGCTTCTTTTACCGCGGCAAGAAGGTGATCGTGATCGGCGGCGGCAACACCGCGGTCGAGGAAGCGCTCTACATGACCAACCACAGTCATGACGTCACCCTGATCCACCGCCGCGATTCGCTTCGCGCGGAGAAGATCCTGCAGGACCGGCTGTTCGCCCACCCGAGCATCAAGGTGATGTGGAACCGCGAGGTCGCCAGCTTCGTCGGCGGCGGCGAGCCGGAGGGGCTGGTGGCGGTCGAGCTGCGCGACACGGTGACGGGGGCGATCGAGCGGCTGGACACCGAAGGCGCGTTCGTCGCCATCGGCCATTCGCCCGCCACGGAGCTGTTCAAGGGCCATCTGACGCTCGACCGCGACGGCTATATCGAGGTCGAGACCGGCACGACGCGGACCAGCGTGCCCGGCGTGTTCGCCTGCGGCGACGTGATGGACAAGATCTACCGCCAGGCGGTCACCGCCGCCGGCACCGGCTGCATGGCCGCGCTCGACGCGGAGAAGTTCCTCGCCGAGATGGATTTCGAGGAGCACGCGCCGGCCGAGGCGCAGGTCGCCTGACGGCCGGAATCTGTTCGCGCGGAGACGCGGAGGCGCGGAGGGGCTGCCCAATCGGCCAAGCCGCGCATCATCCCGGACTTGGACTTCAAGCCGCGGCGTTGCCGCGGGCAGGGCCTCTCCGCGCCTCCGCGCCTCCGCGTGAACCTAGTCCGAGAGCGCGCGCAGCGCTCTCAGGGTAGCGGCAAGCAAGATGGCCTCGTCGCCCGGGCGGGCGAAGGTGTGGGAATCGGTCGGAATCGTCTCCCGGCCTTCGATCAGGCCACGGAACGCGTCGGCTTTCAACTCCTGGGCGGCGGCGATGGCCGTCGCGTCGCCTTCGGCGAGGAGAAGCCAGGTGCGCATGCCTCCATCCCGCAAGGCGGCGGCGGTTTCCCGGGCGAGGGGGGAGCCCATCTGCTTCGAGGAAATCCTGCCGAGGCCTTTGAGCAGCTTCCGCCAATCCACTGCGCCCGAAATGAGTTTCTTCCAGCCTTCGGCGCTGGCGAGCCGCTTGGCATAATGCGCGCGGACCGCCGCCGGGGCGGGCTCGCCCGCCTCCGTCTCGACCAGCCAGGGATTGACCAGGATCAGGCCGTCCAGCCCCGCCGCCTTGCTATGGAGCGCGAGCGCCGTGGCGCCGTCGCACAGGCCGAAGCCGACGATCCGCTCGAGCGCCGGGACCTCCTTGCGGAAGGCGGTAGCCGAGGCGGCGATGTCCGCCGCGCTGCCCTTGAAGCCGGGATCCTCCCCGGCGCTGTCCCCGACTCCGCGCCGATCGTAGCGGAAGCAGGAAAAACCGTGTTGGGAAAGCGCCTTGACGAGACGTTCGTACATTCGGTGCGAACCGATTCGGGTCTGACTTCCGCCGGTCGCCATCAGCACGCCGACGGCGCCTTCGGCAGCGTCCAGGCTGGCGGCGAGCGCGGCGCCCTCGCAGGAAAAGCTCAGGAGGCGGCGCACGAGCGGCTCCACTTGACGAGATCGGCGGCGAGCGCTTCGGCCAGGGCCGGCGAATTGCCGGGCTCGGAGCGCCGCCACAGCGCAGCCCCCTCGACCTTCGCGTCGGCCTCGGCCCGCTCGGTGGCCAGGCGGAGGGTGCGCAGCGGGGCCACCGTCGCGGGGGCCGCTGCTTCGAGCACTTCCTTGAGCGCATCGGAAGGCGCGTAGCCGGCCCATTCGACGCCGGCGATGCCCGATCGCACCATGTCCCGGGCGACCGCGGCGCCGTCGAGCGGGCTGAAGCGCCACCAGCCGCGCGCCTCGGCTGCGTCGTCGACCAGCGCGCCGCCGCGCAGGCTGGCGATCAGGGGTTTCTTCGCCTTGCCGGCGAGGTGGGCGGCGGCGGCGACGTCATGACGCCAATCGTCCCACGTCACGTCGCTCAGGTCGCGTTCGCTCTCCCCGGTGCCGGAGAGGTCGAGAAGCCAGCAGCAATGGCCCTTGCCGGCCGCGGCGCGCATCGTCGCCACGATCAGCGCCCGGGTGCGGTTCATCTCCTCGAACAGCGGGGGTACGAACAGGATGGCGGGCGCGTTCGGCCGGCCGATCCGCATCAGCCATTCCTCGCGATCCGAGCTTCGGAAGCGCTCGAAAGCGAGGGTAGCGGCGCTCACGCGAGCGTCTTGGCCCTGGCGAAGGTCAGCAAGGCGCCGAACGTCTCCATCATGTCCGCGTCGACCTCATGGTCCTCGATCAGGATTCCGAGGCGTTCCTCGAGCTCGGTGAGAAGGCCGGCGACGGCCATCGAATCGAATTCGGGGAGGGCGCCGAACAGGGCCGTTTCCTCGCGAAAGGCGGCGACGCGGGCGGGATCGAGGCCGAGCACGTCGGTGAGCACGGCGCGCAAAGTGTTCTCGACCTCGCGGGCGTCATCGGGTGCGGTGGCCATGCTCGTTCCGTCCGTGGTGGCGCTGAAAGGTTGGGGCCTAACGGCTGAAAAGGCGCCCGACAAGCGCCCGCGCGGCGCCCGGAAGGCCTCGGGGCCGCCGCCAATCATAGGCGTCGACCTGCCAGAGCACATGGCGCTCCTCCATCCAGTCCCGCTTGTAGGCGTCGTCGCCGGTGCCATAATCGATCAGGCGCACGCGGTCGGTGTCGATCGCCCGGCGGAACATCGCCTCGCCGAGGATCGTGCCGGGCGACAACGCCTTGGCGTCTTCGGCATAAGCGAGCTTGTGGATCGTCGCCTCGCCATTTTCGATCGTCCAGAGCTGGGCGGCGACCGGGCGGCCGTCCTTGTAGGCGAGGCCGAGGCGAAGCGTTCCGGCGGCGCCCTCCTGCTCGGCGAGCGCGCGAAGGAAGGCGAACGAGCCTTCCTCCGGCTTCCAGCTGGCGCCGTAGACGGCTTCGTAATCGGCCCAGGCCGCACCGTCGAAGCGGTCGTGGATGCGGATTTCGAGGCCGGCGGCCCTGACCTTGCGCTTTGCCGTGCTGCGGAGCCGGCCCGGACGGCGGGCCCAGTAAGCGGCGAAATCCTGCCCTTGGGTGCGAACGCGCCAGTTGCCGGTCTTCGCGCTGACGAAAACCGCCCAGCCGGCCGCGCGGAAGGCATCGCGCAGCGGCTCCGGCTGCTCGACCGGGGCGAGCGACACCTGGACGATGCCGCGTTTGCGCAAATCCCGGGCGAGCGACGTCATGACGTCGCTTTCGCTATCGCCGGGCGCTGCGTAGCGCAGCGAGTACCAGGCACCGTAGGCGCGGGCCTTGCGCTCGGCGATGGCGAGGAACAGCCAGGAGCTCCTGCCGTCGCGCTCGCCCCTGAGGACGGCGAGGCGCCCTTCGGGCGGGCAATGCGCGTGGATCAAGCGGAACCAGTCGAGGCGGGCGTAGAGGCTGGGCTGGCGGGCGCGGTCGAGCGCGCCGGCGGCATCGGCCGCGACGGCGTCGAGATCGTCGAACAAAGCGATATTAACGCTCACGCTTTATGCCCCTTCGCGCCGCTACTATCATGACGGCATTTAAGCAGGAGTGAAGGTGCAAGGCCCCGATCCGACGCCGCGTCCGCTCGATCATTTGACCCTGCGCGGCGAGTCCGGCGCTCCGGCGCTGACGACCCGCGAGGGCGTGCTCGACTATTCCGGTCTGGAGCGCGGGGTCGGCGCTCTGGCTGCGGGGCTGAAGGGCAGGGGCCTCGCGCATGGCGACCGGGTCGCCTCGTGGCTGCCCAAGAACCGGCTGACGAGCCTTCTGCCGCTGGCCTGCGCCCGCGCCGGCCTGATCCACGTGCCGGTCAATCCGCTCCTCAAGCGGATGCAGGTGGCCCACATTCTCGCCGACAGCGGCGCTTCGCTGCTGGTGACGGCCGGGGCGCGCGCCGCGACGTTGGAGCCCGGAGATCTGTCCTGTGCGGTCCTCGACGAGGCGGATAGCGAGGCCTTGTTCCAGGCCGAGCCGATCGGTGCGTCGGACCACGATCCCGAGGACCTCGCCGCCTTGCTCTACACCTCGGGCTCCACGGGGCGGCCCAAGGGGGTGATGCTGAGCCACGCCAACATGTGGCTCGGCGCGGTCAGCGTCGCGCATTATCTGCGGCTCGAGCCGCGCGACCGGGTGCTTGCGGTGCTCCCGCTGAGCTTCGACTACGGGCAGAACCAGTTGCTTTCGGCCTGGGCCGCGGGCGCGAGCGTCGTGCCGCTCGACTATCTTACCGCGCGCGACGTGATCCGCGCGGTCGAGCGTCATAAAATCAGCACCTTGGCGGGCGTTCCTCCGCTTTGGGTGCAGCTGATCGAGGCGCCCTGGCCCGCCGCCGCCGCCCTCTCGCTGCGAAGGCTGACCAACAGCGGTGGCAAGCTCGCGCCCTCGGTGGTGCGGCGGATGCGCGAGGTGTTCCCAACGGCGGACATCTATTCGATGTATGGCCTCACCGAGGCGTTCCGTTCGACCTATCTCGATCCTGCCTTGCTCGACGACCATCCGGATTCAATGGGCAGCGCCATTCCGTTCGCCGAGATCATGGTCGTCGGCGAAGACGGAAACGACTCTGACGAGGGCGAGCTGGTCCATGCCGGGCCCTTGGTGGCCAAGGGCTATTGGCAGGATCCCGAGCGCACCGCCGAGCGGTTCAGGCCGGCGCCGCGCTTCTCCAGCTATGGCGGGACCGCCGTCTGGTCGGGCGACCGGGTGCGCCGCGACGCGGATGGCCTGCTCTATTTCGTCGGCCGCGAGGACGGGATGATCAAGACCTCGGGCAACCGCGTCAGCCCCACCGAGGTCGAGGAGGCGGCGATCGCCTCGGGCCTGGTCCACGAGGCGGTGGCGCTCGGCTATCCCGATGCGCGGCTGGGGGAGGGGATCGCGCTGGTCGTCCGCCCGGACCGGCGCGGGGAGGAGGAGGCGCTTCGAGCGTTCCTCAAGCGCCAATTGCCCAATTTCATGCAGCCCGGCGCTATCATCTGGCGCGACGAGCTGCCACGCTCGCCCAACGGCAAGCTGGACCGGGTGGAGCTGAAGAAAGAGCTGACGTCATGACCAAGCCGATGGGCCCGATCCCCGGCGGATATACGGCGGATACGGACGGCATGCTGCTGATCGGGGGCCGCCGCGCCGATGCTCTGGTGGAGGAGGCGGGCGATACGCCCTTGTTCGTCTACGACCTCGCTCTGGTCGACGCGAAGATCGCGCGCTTTCGCGCGGCCTTTGGCAACGTGCATCTTCATTATGCCATAAAAGCAAATTCATACGCTCCATTATTGAAACATGTCGCGAAGCACGTCGACGGCCTCGACATCGCCTCGGCGGGGGAGCTGGACTTTGCCCTTCAGGCCGGCGCCGATCCCGCGGCGATCAGCTTCGCCGGGCCGGGCAAGCGCGACGGCGACCTTTCCGAAGCGATCGAGGCCGGAATCACGCTCAACGCGGAGTCGGAAGGCGAGGTCGAGCGGACGCTGGCCATCGCCGCCAAGACGGGAAAGCAAGCGCGGATCGCGGTTCGCGTCAATCCGGACTTCGAGATCAAGGGCTCGGGCATGCGCATGGGCGGCGGAGCCAAGCCGTTCGGGGTCGACGCCGCGCGCGTTCCGGCGTTGGTCCAGCGAATCGTGGAGAGCGGCGCACAATGGCGCGGCTTCCACATCTTCGCGGGTTCTCAGGCGCTGTCGGCCGAGGCCCTGATCGAGGCGCAGCGCGCGACGGTCGCGCTGGCCGCGGCCCTGGCCCAGGACGCCGGCGTCACGCCGCCAGTGGTCAATCTGGGCGGCGGCTTCGGAATCCCGCATTTTCACGGCGAACGGGAACTCGACGTGGAGGCGGTGGCGGGAGCCCTTTCCAGCGCGCTTGCCGCCCGCCCCCCCATCCTCGCCGGTACGCAATTCGCGATCGAGCTCGGCCGCTGGCTGGTCGGCGAGTGCGGGGTCTATCTGACCCGGATCGTCGACCGCAAGGTCAGCCACGGCAAGACCTTCCTCGTCTGCGACGGGGGGATGCAGCACCAGCTCGCCGCCTCGGGCAATTTCGGCCAGGTGGTGCGGCGCAACTATCCGGTGGCGATCGCGAGCCGCTTCGGCGTCGCGCCCGAGGAGGAGGAGGTGTCGATCGTCGGCTGCCTCTGCACGCCGCTCGACCGGCTGGCGGATGACGTCATGACGCCGCGCGCCGAGCCGGGCGACCTCGTCGCCGTCTTCCTCGCCGGCGCCTACGGGCTTTCGGCCAGCCCCCAAGCCTTCCTCGCCCAGGCCCCCGCGCTCGAAATGGTCGTGAACGCAGGCGATTAACGCCTCGCGAGGCTCAAGTCCCGCTTTGGGACGCGCGGCCAAATCCCCCTTGTTCCTAACGCTAATTTTACCTCTTCGCCCCATAGCCATCCCCAAAGCGCACCGTTCGATCCCGTTCCGGGACGGCTGGGGCGCGAGCGGGAGCCGAGTGAAGAGGAATGACCATGCGCCTATCCGCTAAGTCCTGGGCCGCCCTTGCAGCCACGGTCAGCGCCGTCGCCCTGACCGGCTGCGCCACCGCTCCGCGCGCCGGCAATTTGCTTCCGCCGGCGAGCCTAGCCGACGAGACGGTCGGCGCCGTGGCCGACAGCTACATCATCGGCCCGGCCGACGAGCTGACCCTGTTCGTCTGGCGCAACCAGGAGCTCAGCGTCACCGCCCAGGTCCGTCCCGACGGCCGAATCACCACCCCGCTGATCACCGACATGGTCGCCGCCGGCAAGACTCCGGCCCAGCTCGCCGACGACATCCGCGCCGCTCTCGCCCAATATATCCAGGAGCCGCTCGTCTCGGTGATCGTCAACCGGCCGCAGGGAAGCTTCTCGCAGCAGATCCGAATCGTCGGCGCCGCGGTTCGGCCGACCGCTCTGCCCTACCGCGCCAACATGACCGTGATGGACGCCATGATCGCGGCCGGCGGCCTTTCCGAATTCGCCGCGGGCGACCGCGCCAAGCTGATCCGCGCCGACCGCGCCAGCGGCCAGCAGCGCGAATACGACCTTCACCTCACCACGCTTCTGCGCCGCGGCGATATCCGCGCCAACGTCCGGCTCGAGCCGGGCGACGTCATCATCATTCCCGAGAGCATGTTCTAGGACATGGACGGGCTCTACGATCAGCTGAGGCTCGCCCTCCACCAGGTCTGGCGCCGCCGCTGGCTGGCGATGGCCGTCGCCTGGGGCGTGTGCGTGCTCGGCTGGCTGGTCGTCGCTTTGATCCCGTCGAGCTACGAGGCCAAGGGGCGCCTCTTCGTCCAGATGCAGTCGATCCTTCCCAACCAGATCGGAATCACCTCGGACGAGCGCAACAACCAGCTTCTCCGCCTCAAGCAAACGCTGACCTCGAACGAGAATCTGGTGCGCGTGGTCCGCCGCACCGATCTCAACACGCTCGTCGCCAGCGACGCCGATTTGCCCGGGGTGGTTTCCGGGCTTCGCCAGCGCATCACGGTCACCGCCCAGCCCGACGGCGGCATCGAGATCAGCGCAAAATCGAATGTTCCCGGCTTCTCCAACGGCCAGAACGCCCGCACCGCGGCGGCGACCGTCCAGGGGCTGATCGACGTGTTCATCGAGCAGAACCTTTCCGGCGACCGCCGCGAGACCGGCCAGGCGGCCCAAGTGCTCGACGAGGAGCTTCGCCGGCGCGAGACCGCGCTCCAGGAGGCCGAGCAGCGCCGGGTCGACTTCGAGCAGCGCTACATGGGCGTGCTTCCCGGCGCCGGATCGATCGCCGACCGGATGTCGGCGGCGCAGGTCGAGCTTTCCAGCCTCGAGCAGCAGATCGCCGCGGCCAACGGAGCGCTCACCTCGATGCGCTCGCAGCTCGCCGCGACTCCTCAGCAACTGCCCGGAGCCGAGGGGAGCGGCGGCGCGACCGCAAGCGGCCAGCTCGCCCAGCTCGAAGGCCAGGTCGCCTCGATGCTCGCCCGCGGCTGGACCGAATCGCATCCGGACATCACTTATGCCCGCCAGCAGATCGCTCGCCTCCGCCCCTTCGCGGCGCAGGAGCGAAGCTCGGGCAACACCGGCGGAATCTCCAATCCGAGCTACGTCTCGCTTCGCGCGATGATGGCCGAGCGCGAGGCGACCCTCGCCGCCGCCCAGGCGCGGCGCAACCAGCTCCAGTCCGATCTCGCGCAGCTCTCCTCGCGCCAGTCGACCGAGCCCGGCCTCGCCGCCGAGCAGACCCGGCTCACCCACGATTACGACGTCCTGAAGCAGCAATATGACCAGCTGCTCGCCAACCGCGAGCAGGTCCGCCTGCGCAGCGACGTCCAGGCGCGCACCAGCCCGATCACCGTCCAGGTGGTCGAGCCGCCGAGCGTTCCGACCGTTCCGGCCGCGCCCAACCGGCCCGTCTTCCTCACCGCGATCCTGATTCTCGGGATCGGCGCCGGAGTCGCCGCCGCCTTCCTCGCCGGCCAGCTCCAGACCACCTTCCCGACCCAGAACAAGCTCGCCGAGGTGACCGGCCTGCCGGTGCTCGGAACGGTGAGCGAGGTCGTGACCCGGCCCGAGCGTCTCCATCGCCGCCAGCGGCTGATCTGGCTCGGCGGGGCGGGGGCCGCGCTGGCCGCAAGCTGGGCGATCCTGATCGTCGTCGAATTCTGGCAGCGAAGCATGGTGGCATGAGGAACGAGATGAAGCACACGCCGCCATCCTTGCTCGAGCGCGCCGCCGAGCTCTACGATTTCAGCGTGCCCATGCGCGCGCCCGCGGCGGCCGTGAGCGAACCGCCACCCGCTCCGGAGCCGGAGCCGGAGCCCGATCCCGAGCCGGTCATCGCGCCGGAGCCGGTCGAAGCGCCGTCGCCCGTCCACCGCGCCGTTCGGGCGGTCGAGGCTTCGGTGCGCCGCACCAGCCCCCGCGGCCCAGAAGCGGCGGTCGATCGCGCCGCCCTTGCGGAGGCGGGCTTCGTCGTGCCCGAAGGCGCGGTCACCGGAATCGCCGAGGAATTCCGGCTGATCAAGCACCAGCTTCTCGCCGCGATCGGCGAAGCGCCGGCCGACGGCAATCCGCGCGCCCGCGCGGTCCTGGTCGCATCCGCCCAGCCCAAGGCCGGCAAGACCTTCTGCGCCGTGAACCTGGCGCTGAGCCTCGCCGGGGAGCGCGACGTGGAGGTGCTCCTGGTCGACGGCGACGCCCCCAATCCGGACGCGCTCGGCAAGCTCGGCATCCCGGGCGACGGCCCCGGCCTGATCGACGCTCTGGCGGACCCGCAAGCGGATCCCGAATCCTTCGTCATCCGCACCGACGTGCCGGGCCTCTCGGTCCTGCCGGCGGGGCGCAAAACCAATAATGTGCCGGAGCTGTTCGCTTCGGATCGTACCCGGGAGGTGCTGGCGGATCTCGTCGCCGGCGACAGGCGAAGGATCGTCATCATCGATTCCCCGCCTGCCCTGATGGCGTCGCACGCGACCGTCCTGGCCCGACATGTCGGGCAGGCCCTGGTCGTCGTTCGCGCCGACCAGACAACCGAAGCCGATCTGCGCGAGACGATCGGCCTGCTCTCGGGATGCGGCCGCCTGGGCCTCGTCCTGAACGGAGCGGGCCTCGCCGTCACCGGGCGCAAATACGGCGCCTACGATGGGTACGGCCATGACTGATCTTCACCTGAACCGTTTCTCGCGGCTCGCCGCCTTGCTCGGCCTCGCTCTGGCGGGGGCGAGCGCCCATGCACAGGAGGCGCCCAGCCCGTCGGTCACGGGGAGCGCGACCCAGGCCGACAGCGGCGGAGCGCCGCCTCCCGGCGCCGAGGCGCCCGCACCGGCGGCCGCGCCCCACAGCCGGGGCGAGATCCATCCCTATCTGGAGGTGGCCCAGACCCTCAGCGCGGACCTGAACGGCGGCGACACGC
It encodes:
- a CDS encoding chain-length determining protein encodes the protein MDGLYDQLRLALHQVWRRRWLAMAVAWGVCVLGWLVVALIPSSYEAKGRLFVQMQSILPNQIGITSDERNNQLLRLKQTLTSNENLVRVVRRTDLNTLVASDADLPGVVSGLRQRITVTAQPDGGIEISAKSNVPGFSNGQNARTAAATVQGLIDVFIEQNLSGDRRETGQAAQVLDEELRRRETALQEAEQRRVDFEQRYMGVLPGAGSIADRMSAAQVELSSLEQQIAAANGALTSMRSQLAATPQQLPGAEGSGGATASGQLAQLEGQVASMLARGWTESHPDITYARQQIARLRPFAAQERSSGNTGGISNPSYVSLRAMMAEREATLAAAQARRNQLQSDLAQLSSRQSTEPGLAAEQTRLTHDYDVLKQQYDQLLANREQVRLRSDVQARTSPITVQVVEPPSVPTVPAAPNRPVFLTAILILGIGAGVAAAFLAGQLQTTFPTQNKLAEVTGLPVLGTVSEVVTRPERLHRRQRLIWLGGAGAALAASWAILIVVEFWQRSMVA
- a CDS encoding pyridoxal-dependent decarboxylase, exosortase A system-associated, producing the protein MGPIPGGYTADTDGMLLIGGRRADALVEEAGDTPLFVYDLALVDAKIARFRAAFGNVHLHYAIKANSYAPLLKHVAKHVDGLDIASAGELDFALQAGADPAAISFAGPGKRDGDLSEAIEAGITLNAESEGEVERTLAIAAKTGKQARIAVRVNPDFEIKGSGMRMGGGAKPFGVDAARVPALVQRIVESGAQWRGFHIFAGSQALSAEALIEAQRATVALAAALAQDAGVTPPVVNLGGGFGIPHFHGERELDVEAVAGALSSALAARPPILAGTQFAIELGRWLVGECGVYLTRIVDRKVSHGKTFLVCDGGMQHQLAASGNFGQVVRRNYPVAIASRFGVAPEEEEVSIVGCLCTPLDRLADDVMTPRAEPGDLVAVFLAGAYGLSASPQAFLAQAPALEMVVNAGD
- a CDS encoding acyl-CoA ligase (AMP-forming), exosortase A system-associated — its product is MQGPDPTPRPLDHLTLRGESGAPALTTREGVLDYSGLERGVGALAAGLKGRGLAHGDRVASWLPKNRLTSLLPLACARAGLIHVPVNPLLKRMQVAHILADSGASLLVTAGARAATLEPGDLSCAVLDEADSEALFQAEPIGASDHDPEDLAALLYTSGSTGRPKGVMLSHANMWLGAVSVAHYLRLEPRDRVLAVLPLSFDYGQNQLLSAWAAGASVVPLDYLTARDVIRAVERHKISTLAGVPPLWVQLIEAPWPAAAALSLRRLTNSGGKLAPSVVRRMREVFPTADIYSMYGLTEAFRSTYLDPALLDDHPDSMGSAIPFAEIMVVGEDGNDSDEGELVHAGPLVAKGYWQDPERTAERFRPAPRFSSYGGTAVWSGDRVRRDADGLLYFVGREDGMIKTSGNRVSPTEVEEAAIASGLVHEAVALGYPDARLGEGIALVVRPDRRGEEEALRAFLKRQLPNFMQPGAIIWRDELPRSPNGKLDRVELKKELTS
- the trxB gene encoding thioredoxin-disulfide reductase, with protein sequence MTATHSSRMIILGSGPAGLTAAIYAARAGMAPIVVQGIQPGGQLTITTDVENYPGFADVIQGPWLMEQMQKQAEHVGAKMEWDHISAVDLSQRPFRLTGDSGAVYCGDTLVIATGAQARWLNLPSEEQLKGKGVSACATCDGFFYRGKKVIVIGGGNTAVEEALYMTNHSHDVTLIHRRDSLRAEKILQDRLFAHPSIKVMWNREVASFVGGGEPEGLVAVELRDTVTGAIERLDTEGAFVAIGHSPATELFKGHLTLDRDGYIEVETGTTRTSVPGVFACGDVMDKIYRQAVTAAGTGCMAALDAEKFLAEMDFEEHAPAEAQVA
- a CDS encoding GNAT family N-acetyltransferase, producing the protein MSVNIALFDDLDAVAADAAGALDRARQPSLYARLDWFRLIHAHCPPEGRLAVLRGERDGRSSWLFLAIAERKARAYGAWYSLRYAAPGDSESDVMTSLARDLRKRGIVQVSLAPVEQPEPLRDAFRAAGWAVFVSAKTGNWRVRTQGQDFAAYWARRPGRLRSTAKRKVRAAGLEIRIHDRFDGAAWADYEAVYGASWKPEEGSFAFLRALAEQEGAAGTLRLGLAYKDGRPVAAQLWTIENGEATIHKLAYAEDAKALSPGTILGEAMFRRAIDTDRVRLIDYGTGDDAYKRDWMEERHVLWQVDAYDWRRPRGLPGAARALVGRLFSR
- a CDS encoding hydrolase 1, exosortase A system-associated, whose amino-acid sequence is MAALRARQFAGPGRSARRRSRQVEPLVRRLLSFSCEGAALAASLDAAEGAVGVLMATGGSQTRIGSHRMYERLVKALSQHGFSCFRYDRRGVGDSAGEDPGFKGSAADIAASATAFRKEVPALERIVGFGLCDGATALALHSKAAGLDGLILVNPWLVETEAGEPAPAAVRAHYAKRLASAEGWKKLISGAVDWRKLLKGLGRISSKQMGSPLARETAAALRDGGMRTWLLLAEGDATAIAAAQELKADAFRGLIEGRETIPTDSHTFARPGDEAILLAATLRALRALSD
- a CDS encoding polysaccharide export protein, producing the protein MRLSAKSWAALAATVSAVALTGCATAPRAGNLLPPASLADETVGAVADSYIIGPADELTLFVWRNQELSVTAQVRPDGRITTPLITDMVAAGKTPAQLADDIRAALAQYIQEPLVSVIVNRPQGSFSQQIRIVGAAVRPTALPYRANMTVMDAMIAAGGLSEFAAGDRAKLIRADRASGQQREYDLHLTTLLRRGDIRANVRLEPGDVIIIPESMF
- a CDS encoding acyl carrier protein codes for the protein MATAPDDAREVENTLRAVLTDVLGLDPARVAAFREETALFGALPEFDSMAVAGLLTELEERLGILIEDHEVDADMMETFGALLTFARAKTLA